From Panulirus ornatus isolate Po-2019 chromosome 67, ASM3632096v1, whole genome shotgun sequence, a single genomic window includes:
- the LOC139746988 gene encoding sulfotransferase 1C4-like, whose translation MMHLASGHTAEALQGEELERQERDFQGYTNGMVRLNPGRWLFPADYTSFADKLYRFKFRKSDVVVMTWPKCGTTWMQEIVWTMKNNPDLNNPEAKIPTRRRVHFLDFDMLTSSKNIPSYENNPACMAAFRKVYPNGNIKDGVMLQLVEATPDPRTIKTHLPFSLLSPDLLDTAKVVYLARNPKDVVVSYLHHSRILRLHGYTGSMDQFVQYFVDDDLVYGPYWLHVKEALEKRDHPNLHFIFFEDLKRNNMVELRKLNKFLDTNMTEEQLEKVAKYTSFSEMKIREEAIDSLKEDQHLREDMISTEGGFFRKGEVGDWKQKLSPQHQAKIDQWMDRYTKDFDLPFPCSS comes from the exons ATGATGCATCTGGCGAGTGGACACACGGCGGAGGCGCTGCAGGGGGAGGAGCTGGAGCGTCAGGAGAGGGACTTCCAAGGTTACACCAACGGCATGGTGCGCCTCAACCCCGGCAGGTGGCTCTTCCCAGCCGACTACACCAGCTTTGCTGATAAACTCTACAGGTTTAAG TTCCGGAAGAGCGACGTAGTGGTGATGACGTGGCCTAAGTGCGGGACGACGTGGATGCAAGAAATCGTCTGGACGATGAAGAACAACCCGGACCTAAACAATCCAGAAGCTAAGATTCCAACCCGCCGTCGTGTGCACTTCCTGGA tttTGACATGTTGACATCGTCTAAGAACATTCCATCTTATGAGAACAACCCTGCTTGCATGGCAGCCTTCAGAAAGGTGTATCCAAATGGGAACATTAAGGATGGAGTGATGCTTCAACTGGTGGAGGCGACACCAGATCCCCGCACCATAAAGACGcatcttcccttctccctcctcagcCCAGACCTCCTCGACACTGCCAAG GTGGTGTATCTAGCGAGAAACCCGAAGGATGTGGTGGTCTCCTACCTTCACCACTCACGCATCTTGAGGTTACATGGCTACACAGGATCCATGGACCAGTTCGTCCAGTACTTTGTGGATGACGACT TGGTGTATGGACCATACTGGTTGCACGTGAAGGAGGCGCTAGAGAAGCGAGACCATCCTAAccttcatttcatcttttttgAGGATCTCAAACGCAACAATATGGTCGAACTCCGAAAGCTGAACAAGTTCCTGGACACCAACATGACGGAGGAGCAGCTGGAGAAG GTAGCAAAGTACACCAGCTTCAGCGAGATGAAGATTCGTGAGGAGGCAATCGACAGCCTGAAGGAAGACCAGCATTTGCGTGAGGACATGATAAGCACCGAAGGAGGATTTTTTAGGAAAG GTGAGGTTGGGGACTGGAAGCAGAAGCTCAGCCCGCAGCATCAGGCCAAGATCGACCAGTGGATGGATCGATATACGAAGGACTTCGACCTCCCCTTCCCATGTTCGTCCTAA